The sequence gggcccagggcaggggttagggggcaggaggagaggttgGGAGTGAAGGGGAGCAGGATTCGGAGtgaagggggcccagggcaggggttagggggcaggaggagcggtTGGGAGTGAAAGGGGAGCAGGATTAGGGGTGAAAGGGAGCacagggcaggggttagggggcaggaggagcggtTGGGAGTGAAGGGGGAGCAGGATTAGGGGTGaaagggggcccagggcaggggttagggggcaggaggagcggttgggagtgaagggggagcaggattcggagtgaagggggcacagggcaggggttagggggcaggaggagaggttgggggtgaaggggagcaggatttggagtgaaggggcccagggcagggttTAGGGGCAGGCGGAGCGGTTGGGCGTGAAGGGGGAGCAggattaggggtgaagggggcccagggcaggggttagggggcaggaggagcggtTGGGAGTGAAGGGGGAGCAGGATTCGGAGtgaagggggcccagggcaggggttagggggcaggaggagaggttgGGGGTGAAGGGGGAGCAGGATTCGGGtgaagggggcccagggcaggggttagggggcaggaggagatgttgggagtgaagggggagcaggattaggggtgaaggggcccagggcagggttcggggcaggaggagaggttgGGAGTGAAGGGAGAGCAggattaggggtgaagggggcccagggcaggggttaggggggaagggagggtggggaggcctgaggcagtgggggagggggggagtgtaAGTTTGGCCATGGGGACCATTATTGCTCAGGCCGGTCCTGCCCAAAGGGCTAATTTAGAGGGAGCCGATTTGGCGCTGAGCTGGGCCCGCTGATCTCCGTCCGCAGCCTGTGGGGCTCTGTCCCACGCTGCGTAAGGGGAAAACGATCTGATACCCCCGTGAGCCATTTCATTAAACTAAGAGACAAGTCAAGCCACGAACTGCGAAAACGCCACTGAATGAACGATTGGTTCAGCCGACACTCGCAAAGTTACGGCCCACTCAGCAAATCACTCAGCGTCAGCCGTGCTAGCGCATTGGATTCCAGTCGTCCGTCTCATCCCGGCTTCGCATTCGGACGACCAATGCTAAAACCGTATGGATCCTACAACAGGCATCCCAAGCGGTGTCCGGCCGTTCAGGCGTAATCCCCGACCGCAGAACTTCTTCTGGGCAGAGCAGTCCGCACGGCGCTGGTGGACGCTGAAACCAAATCATCGTCCATATTTCAGCTACAGCCGGGGGTCTCGAActggggggtcgggacccctcagggggtcacgcggttattacgtggggggtcgtgagctgtcagcctccaccccgaaccccgctttgcctccagcatttataatggtgtgaaatatgtaaagtgtttttaattgaaaaggggggtcgcactcaggcTCGCTACGTGAacgggtcaccagtacaaaacgagaacccctgagctacagCGTCAAATTGAAATCAACCTTCCTCCTTCGCTTGCACTGCCGGGTGGTTAAATCCTTCTGCATCCCCCCGCCACACAGACAAATGCTTCCCGAGGCTTCAGTGAGGCCGGGTCCGCACTAGAAAACGAAGCTGGCTCGACGACGTCGCTCGGGGATGTGAAGAAGCCGCCCCCGAGCGGCCCAGTTACATTGATCTAATCCCATTGAGCAAAGCGGAGCGGGTGCACTGAAAGGAGAGGTGCGGCGGTTGTAGCCTTTCGAACGGAGACAAGCCCTGAGGAAAGCAATGTATCCCCGAAAGCCTGGATTCTCGACACCCTTTCCCGGGGGGAAGAGCGCATGTAACGTGATTTCATAGGAGAGTTTTAGGAGTATTTTGAGTCAGGGAGCTGTGCTGTCGGGAGCTCCCCCTGTGTGGATTTCACAGGTGGATCAGCAGAGACGCAGGTCGTGATCCTTCTCGGgatgctgagggctgtgagtttcCTCCTTGTCGcctgccacaaggaagaaggaCTTTTGCCTTTGCCAGCTGGATGTGAGTGAGAGGgagaccagacgtcccgattttatcgggactgtcccgatatttacttgtttgtcccgcaTGAATTGTGCCCCCCCCACCGCATCCCGATCATCACCAGATcctcagagaaatcccagatcctctgttcCCGAAGCAAAGGTCCATCCCAGGTTACCAATTTCACTGTAGGCCACTGCTCCTGGGTCACACGCAGCACTCGAGTGCAGTTATCAAACAGAAAGAAATGCATTTGCGAAGGGAGATTTAGATGGAAACAAACGGGATTGATGGAAACAAGTGGTTACAGAcaattcccccccaccacacacacacacacaaaatgtgatCTACAGTTATGACTAGTTACCTTTCCTAGCTAATAAAGTAGATTGTCACCTCGCACTTCAGTCTGTCGCAGTGattgctagtccctaggagccagggccctgcctttcatgaacCACCAGTGGTCGTTGGGGATCTCCTTGGTGAACGGACccagagtgtttttttcccccctgttatgaactgaatcagtcttttgtctccATTCACAGAGAGAGGAATCCCCTCGTTCTCCTACCAtcagtgacaaagctcctcctcgaccttggtgggtcctgcacttattggcggttTTTCTCACCTCACGGATTCACCCTGTGAGTcggggaacagcccagagaccttcccctctgggtGACGCCACAgcccaggtcaattcctcctgtgtcagatcaggagttgggaggtttgaggggaacccgggcccaccctctaccccgggttccagcccagggcgcTGTCAAccgcagctgtctagagtgcctcctggtacagctgtgcgacagctacaactccctgggttacttccccacggcctcctcccagcaccctacaAACCAGagccttgtcttagacaccttatttgaccccctttagacaagatttggtgccactacggGACCTTGGTTGCACCAATGACCTGTACGGtcccagttcatgtcaataacatcacccaactcctggggccggttttgttcaatatcttcattaacgatctggaggatggcgtgggctgcaccctcagcaagtttgcagatgacactaaactgggaggagtggtagatacactggagggtagggatgggatacagagggacctagacagattagaggattgggccaaaagaaacctgatgaggatcaacaaggacaagtgcagagtcctgcacgtaggacggaagaatcccatgcactgctacagactagggaccgaatggctgggcagcagttctgcagaaaaggacctaggggttacagtggacgagaagctggatatgagtcagcagtgtgcccttgttgccaagaaggctaacggcattttgggttgtataagtaggggcatttccagcagatcgagggatgtgatcattcccctctattcagcactggtgaggcctcatttggagtactgagtccagttttgggccccacactacaagaaggatgtggaaaaattggagagagtccagcggagggcaacaaaaatgatgagggggctggagcacatgacttatgaggagaggctgagggacctgggattgtttaggctgcagaagagaagaatgaggggggatttgatagctgctttcaactacctgaaagggggttccaaagaggatggatctagactgttctcagtggtagaagatgacagaacaaggagcaatggtctcaagttgcagtgggggagatctaggttggatattaggaaacactatttcactagtagggtggtgaagcactggaatgggttacctagggaggtggtggaatctccttccttagaggtttttaaggtcaggcttgacaaagccctggctgggatgatttagttgggtttggtcctgctttgagcaggggtgggactagatacctcctgaggtcccttccaaccctgatcttccaTGAGTCTATGGTGGGATAGGCATGGACAATTACAGCAGGGTCAGAGGAGCCACAAGAAGGAAATCAGTGGGGGAATCTGCTCAATATCTTGGATgtctgtgacccagggacccctgagGACATGAAGGGTGCATAGGGATCCACTGGCTGTGTGCCGAATCGGTGGCTCCTACCGACAGCCAGTAACGGGCCGGTCATTTGCAAAATGTCTCTCTTGCGTCTTCTCCAACGTACGTCTGTTTCCACCCGGCGCAACCAATCAAGACGGTGAAGGTGAGACGCCATCACGAGCGCTACAGGGAGAAACCCACGGCAGGCGGGTATCGTGTTTATGAGTAAGCTCAAAGCACGAGTCTGGTCTAGCAGGAGAAGCCAAGGAGTCGCCCGGGCTCCTTCGCTGCGGAGTGTGGCTTGTGTCGTGAAAAGGGGACTACGGCCAACCTGGCTGGAAAACAACTGAGACGTCACGGGGCGAACTCAACTTCGTTAGACAAGGCGACAGCATTTGGTTCAGAAAGTCGAGGCTAGAAGGAGGCATCTTACGGATTTATTTTACTGGGAACCGTTCGTTTCCGGAACTTTGACTCGCAACTTTTCAAATCGCTCTGCTTGGTGAAATAAACGTTCCCTTATGACCATTGGGAGGCTGGCAgcagtgccagctcatgccaaaacCCCGCATCGCTGGAGCCATTGAGAGAGATCCCTGGCGTCCGACGGCCCAATTTTGGAGTCTTGGGGAAAGTATGAGATCTTGGGAGCCAGCCCCCTAAAGGGGTCACTCCCAGGGGACTGGATGCTGGCTGGGGCATAGACCAGACCCTGCAGACCCATAACAGCCCCTTTGGCTACAGCATCACGTGGAGTTGTCTGTCCACTCTGCCCCCCGGATCCTTTTCAGAGTCCCGTGTCCCCCAGTCTGTagccgagctctttgagtctcccgTCCTGTCCCGCGGGGCTTTAAATCGGTTACTCCTGTGCAATTGCCGGGATCAATCAAGCTCGTCATCTTATAGCTGGCTGCGGAGAatcctccagccagtgacccgtgccccacgctgcggaggaaggcgaaaaacctccagggcctctgccaatctgccctggaggaaaattccttcccgaccccaaatatagcgatcagctaaaccctgagcatgtgggcaagactcacccgccagcacccaggaaagaattctctgccgtaactcagatcccatcccatctaacatcccatcacagaccactgggcatatttacctgctgataatcaaagatcaattaattgccaaaatgagGCTCTCCCATCCTACCATCCCTTCCAtcaacttatcaagctcagtcttgaagccagatgtgtcttttgcccccactgctccccttgggaggctgttccagaacttcactcctctgatggttagaaaccttcgtctgatttcaagtctacacttcctagtgtccagtttacacccatttgttcttgtgtccacattggcgctgagctgaaataattcctctccctccctgggatttatccctctgatgtctTTATAGAGAGCGATCAGATCCCCCCTCTGGCCCGCAAGgagcggtgggtgggggactgaggagggacgcAGCGAGCCAGCGGCAggctgggggatgaggaaggatgcggtggcgggggggccccgaGTGGGGAGAGGGCGGGACCCGGGGCTcggtgggggcagagtgggggtggactGTGGGCGGGGCCAATGTGTCCCCATATTTTAgtgtggtgatctggtcacccaGGAAGCCCCCCCAGCCCAAACGGGCACAGATTTGGTggccgaccccctcccccccggcacaTAACACAGCCAGATCCCCATTAAAACAACTTTATTTAAAATCCCCCCCATGTCCAGCTGGGCTTGTTAAAACAGACGGGCTACTAGCGGGCAGCGGGCTCCCGGCCCAGGCGGCGGCAGGGCCCCTCCAGGACGCCCCGGAAGACCTCGTAGCGGTGGTTGAGGTCTGGGCGGCCGTGGAGGCGGTAGCCGGAGCCCAGGGCGCCGTGCGGGGAGGCGGCGCCGTAGAAGACCCGCTGGATTCTGGAGTGGACCAGGGCCATGGCGCACATGACGCAGGGCTCCCGGGTGAGGTACAGGTCGTAGCCGGTGCAGATGTAGGGCAGCCCCTCgccgggcagggggcagctgtccAGGGGCAGGAAGGAGCAGGCGGGATAATCCCGGTAGCTGTAGGCGCCTCCGCCCTGGCCGCGAGCCACCAGGTCGATGCAGACCATGGCGGCGTGGAGCAGCGGGTGGAGGCCGTTCCGGCAGTCGTGCCCCACCGCCAGGACCCGCCCCGTGGCCGGCTCGACCACGGCGGCGCCCGCCGGCACCATGCCCAGCTCCGCCCCCCGGCGGGCGGCCCGGACGGCCTGCTCCATGTGAGCTTCCATGGCCGCCTTGTCCTGGGGGGTGAAGAGGCGTCCGGCCAGAGCCCGGCTGGTCCGTTTGTTCTCGTGGAAGGCGGTGGGCCAGTGCCGGGCGGCCGCCTCGAACTGGGGCCGGGTGAGGGGGGCCCGGGCAGGCACCTGCACCAGGAAGGGCTCCCCCAGGCCGTGCACGTCCACCCGTCCGGCGGGGAGGAGCTCCGCCAGCGGCTGCGAGGCGCCCGGCGAGGGGCCGGCCGGGCAGAGGAGCACCTCCAGCGGCTGGGTCCCCCCCCGCGCCCGCACCCGCTTCAGGTGCGGGAGCTCCGGCAGGGGGCGGGCGGCCGCCAGCTCCCGCACCAGGCGGGACGTCTCGGTCCGGAGCAGCACGGGGGCGGCGTAGGCCGGGGTCAGCTCGACCTCCTGCGACTCCAGCTCGGGCAGCACCAGCACCGGCTCCCACGGGGGGTCCGCCGGCTCCTCCATCCTCCTGCGCTTGCAGTCTGGCTCCATCGCCCCCCGGCCTGCTGGGGAGAGacggggggagttggggggcaggggaacggCTTGGACATGGGGCTGCAGCACCGTGTCGCGGGCCAGCCCCTCGCTGCAGCCCGGGCCCCTGGATCCAGCCCTGCGGGGTCCTCACCCCTCAGGATCAGCCCCCAATCCTGACCCTCCAGTGCTCCTGAGCAGGGGGcttctccccccttctcctcctgggaCTCCCATTCCTACGACCCCCCAGTTCCCCTTCCACACTGGGGGGACGtcggcagcccccacccccgctttcaATGTAGATCGCCCcaatgcctcccctcccctctacaAAAGGGGCTTTTCAGTGAGCCCCTCCTAGCCCCCCCCATCCCTTTCACATAGGGGGCTCTCCTCTCCCACtgacccatccccctccctcagccccagacccctgccccctccatgtGGGGGGCTCCTCCTGAAAGACCCCAACCTTCCCCCCcagccacacaccccttcccttcctggggggggggctgtctctCCCCTCAAGgccttcccacccacctccctggAGGGGGGGGTTCTTCAGATACGTCAActcccccccagccacccctttCCCTCCTCAGGGGGGTTCACCTATGACCCCCCCAGGAGGGACTCCCCCCAATGAACACCCCCTTCCCCTTCATGGGGGGGGAACTCCCCTCCCTCGGCCCCAGTGATCCCCCAggcactccccacccccccatgcagGGAGGCCCCTCAGtgacctgctccctgccccctttcacatgggggggggctcctctccccaacaCGGGGGGGGGCTTTCCCCGCCCACTTGGGGGATCCACAGAAATCTCAactttcccctcccagcccccaaccccagcccctcccaggaccccttgtcccagcccccaagatccccctcccagcccctcccaggaccccttgtcccagccccccagaaccccctcccattccagccccttgttCCTGCCCCCCAAGATCCCCCCTAgaccccctgttccagcccccccaggacccttgtcccagcccccccagaatcccccctcccagcccccaggacCCCTTGTCCCAGCCCCCAGGACCTCCTCCCAGACCCCTTGCCCTCCCAggatcccctcccacccccaggatcccccctccctgccccccaagatccccccctcccaggaccctccttcccctccctcacctACCTCTCGCCCCCagtccaggccccgccccctggcgcCCATTGGCTTCCGGCGCTGCCCGTCTGCACAGGGGAACGTCCCGATTGGTCAACCGCGCCcggcg is a genomic window of Mauremys reevesii isolate NIE-2019 linkage group 14, ASM1616193v1, whole genome shotgun sequence containing:
- the ADAT3 gene encoding probable inactive tRNA-specific adenosine deaminase-like protein 3 isoform X1 produces the protein MASAFPSPPSRRARLTNRDVPLCRRAAPEANGRQGAGPGLGARAGRGAMEPDCKRRRMEEPADPPWEPVLVLPELESQEVELTPAYAAPVLLRTETSRLVRELAAARPLPELPHLKRVRARGGTQPLEVLLCPAGPSPGASQPLAELLPAGRVDVHGLGEPFLVQVPARAPLTRPQFEAAARHWPTAFHENKRTSRALAGRLFTPQDKAAMEAHMEQAVRAARRGAELGMVPAGAAVVEPATGRVLAVGHDCRNGLHPLLHAAMVCIDLVARGQGGGAYSYRDYPACSFLPLDSCPLPGEGLPYICTGYDLYLTREPCVMCAMALVHSRIQRVFYGAASPHGALGSGYRLHGRPDLNHRYEVFRGVLEGPCRRLGREPAAR
- the ADAT3 gene encoding probable inactive tRNA-specific adenosine deaminase-like protein 3 isoform X3, coding for MEPDCKRRRMEEPADPPWEPVLVLPELESQEVELTPAYAAPVLLRTETSRLVRELAAARPLPELPHLKRVRARGGTQPLEVLLCPAGPSPGASQPLAELLPAGRVDVHGLGEPFLVQVPARAPLTRPQFEAAARHWPTAFHENKRTSRALAGRLFTPQDKAAMEAHMEQAVRAARRGAELGMVPAGAAVVEPATGRVLAVGHDCRNGLHPLLHAAMVCIDLVARGQGGGAYSYRDYPACSFLPLDSCPLPGEGLPYICTGYDLYLTREPCVMCAMALVHSRIQRVFYGAASPHGALGSGYRLHGRPDLNHRYEVFRGVLEGPCRRLGREPAAR
- the ADAT3 gene encoding probable inactive tRNA-specific adenosine deaminase-like protein 3 isoform X2 — translated: MASAFPSPPSRRARLTNRDVPLCRRAAPEANGRQGAGPGLGARAGRGAMEPDCKRRRMEEPADPPWEPVLVLPELESQEVELTPAYAAPVLLRTETSRLVRELAAARPLPELPHLKRVRARGGTQPLEVLLCPAGPSPGASQPLAELLPAGRVDVHGLGEPFLVQVPARAPLTRPQFEAAARHWPTAFHENKRTSRALAGRLFTPQDKAAMEAHMEQAVRAARRGAELGMVPAGAAVVEPATGRVLAVGHDCRNGLHPLLHAAMVCIDLVARGQGGGAYSYRDYPACSFLPYICTGYDLYLTREPCVMCAMALVHSRIQRVFYGAASPHGALGSGYRLHGRPDLNHRYEVFRGVLEGPCRRLGREPAAR